From Paenibacillus polymyxa, the proteins below share one genomic window:
- a CDS encoding M20 family metallopeptidase, with product MSTANTVDTQRQRIIEKIEESRQLYTETSRFIHANPEIGNQEFQASKALTGILEQAGFEVTRNVAGHETGFVARKTSARPGPKIGYLAEYDALPGLGHACGHNIIGTASTAAAIALAQVIDETGGEVYVFGTPAEEGGPNGSAKGSFVKHGLFEGIDAALMVHPSGVTRLTSPSLAVDPLDFHFYGKAAHAAGSPEQGINALDAVLQLFSGINALRQQLPTDVRIHGIITHGGDAPNIIPDYASARFFIRASTWQRTEEVSTKVRHIADAAALATGATVKIERFQNEVRDFILNDTLDEVVGRELEALGEQVDRGPRAGLGSTDAGNVSHVVPTAHAYIKIGPDDLIAHTVEFREAAGSVKGEEALVTGAKALALSGLELLVNEILLVAVKEDFKRTHPAAQ from the coding sequence ATGAGTACAGCGAATACGGTGGATACCCAAAGACAGCGGATTATTGAGAAAATTGAGGAGTCTCGTCAGCTCTACACGGAGACGAGCCGGTTTATTCACGCTAATCCCGAAATCGGCAATCAGGAATTTCAAGCTTCCAAGGCACTGACGGGTATTTTGGAGCAAGCGGGATTTGAGGTAACCCGTAATGTAGCAGGACACGAAACCGGATTTGTTGCTCGCAAGACTTCGGCTAGACCAGGTCCGAAAATTGGATATCTGGCTGAATATGATGCACTGCCCGGTCTGGGCCATGCTTGCGGCCACAATATTATCGGGACCGCAAGTACGGCAGCAGCTATCGCTTTGGCACAGGTGATTGATGAGACGGGGGGCGAGGTGTATGTGTTCGGTACTCCTGCGGAAGAAGGCGGTCCTAATGGAAGTGCAAAAGGCAGCTTCGTGAAGCACGGGCTGTTCGAAGGAATTGATGCTGCACTGATGGTTCATCCATCAGGTGTGACCCGGCTGACCTCACCGAGCCTGGCAGTTGACCCGCTAGACTTTCATTTTTACGGCAAAGCGGCTCATGCCGCAGGATCACCAGAGCAGGGAATCAATGCGCTCGATGCGGTGCTGCAATTGTTCAGCGGGATCAATGCTTTGCGCCAGCAACTGCCGACCGATGTGCGTATTCATGGCATCATTACGCATGGAGGTGACGCACCCAATATCATTCCGGATTATGCGTCGGCGCGCTTTTTCATTCGGGCAAGCACTTGGCAGCGCACAGAGGAGGTTTCCACGAAAGTTCGCCACATAGCTGACGCTGCTGCTTTGGCAACGGGAGCCACTGTGAAAATCGAACGTTTTCAAAATGAAGTGCGCGACTTCATACTGAACGATACGCTGGACGAGGTCGTCGGTCGTGAACTGGAAGCGCTGGGAGAACAGGTGGATCGTGGCCCTCGTGCCGGGCTGGGTTCGACAGATGCGGGAAATGTGAGTCATGTTGTCCCAACTGCACATGCTTACATTAAAATCGGCCCGGATGATCTCATCGCTCATACGGTAGAGTTCCGGGAAGCAGCGGGTTCTGTCAAGGGAGAGGAAGCCTTGGTGACTGGAGCCAAAGCGTTAGCCTTGTCAGGCTTGGAGCTACTGGTGAATGAAATCCTGCTGGTTGCGGTGAAGGAGGATTTTAAGCGTACGCATCCAGCGGCGCAGTAA
- a CDS encoding MetQ/NlpA family ABC transporter substrate-binding protein yields MKKIFRLGLLAILSVSVLSACSANGSGSNGNEKVHVKIGVSGSEDTYWDVLKKKAEAKNIEIELISFSDYTLPNKALANKEVDLNSFQHLAFLSQFNVENDVNLVPIGATIIAPMALYSEKFKNVSDIPTGSKIAIPDDPSNQGRALKLLQSAGLITLKQGSGLYPTPDEIEGNPKKLEIVPVVAQQTPRVLSDVAASAVNSGVATDAGLKLDGAIYKDDASSEEAKPYVNVFAARAEDKDNATYKTIVDLYHDADVAEAVKQDSKGANVVVDQSAEELQATLDKLVADVKAQKK; encoded by the coding sequence ATGAAAAAAATATTTCGCTTAGGTTTGCTGGCTATTCTTAGTGTCTCGGTTCTTTCTGCTTGCTCAGCTAATGGTTCAGGCTCCAATGGTAATGAAAAAGTACATGTTAAAATTGGGGTTTCAGGATCAGAGGATACGTATTGGGATGTGCTTAAGAAGAAAGCAGAAGCCAAAAACATTGAAATTGAGCTGATCAGCTTTTCGGATTATACCTTACCCAATAAGGCACTTGCGAATAAAGAGGTAGATTTGAATTCCTTTCAGCATTTGGCCTTTCTCAGCCAATTTAATGTAGAAAATGATGTGAATCTCGTCCCTATTGGTGCAACGATTATCGCTCCCATGGCGCTGTACTCCGAAAAATTCAAAAACGTATCGGATATTCCTACTGGCTCCAAAATTGCTATACCGGATGACCCCTCCAACCAGGGACGGGCTTTGAAATTGCTCCAGTCTGCCGGATTGATTACATTGAAGCAAGGCTCAGGCCTGTATCCGACCCCAGATGAGATCGAAGGGAATCCCAAAAAGCTAGAGATTGTTCCTGTTGTCGCCCAACAGACGCCGCGCGTCTTGTCTGATGTAGCTGCCTCAGCCGTGAACAGCGGTGTTGCTACGGATGCCGGGCTCAAGCTGGATGGAGCCATTTACAAGGATGATGCAAGCAGTGAAGAAGCGAAGCCATATGTGAACGTGTTTGCTGCCCGTGCAGAGGATAAAGATAATGCGACCTACAAGACGATCGTGGATTTGTACCATGACGCTGATGTAGCCGAGGCTGTAAAGCAGGATTCCAAAGGAGCTAATGTCGTAGTAGACCAGTCTGCCGAGGAGCTGCAGGCTACATTGGATAAGCTGGTGGCGGATGTTAAAGCGCAAAAGAAATAA
- a CDS encoding methionine ABC transporter permease produces the protein MRVNWDTFWLKIVEATGETLLMVVVTLIFASILGLMIGLVLYVTRKGSLFENKFVFMSLNLLINIIRPIPFIIFLVAISPVTRLVIGTTIGTSAAIFPMTIVAAFAVARIVENNLVSIDPGMIEAAKALGATPFQIITGVLIREALGPLILGLTFITVALIDFSAMAGTVGGGGLGNLAMTYGYQRFDTSVMIVTIVLLIVFVQVAQYAGNYLSRKFLRR, from the coding sequence ATGAGAGTTAATTGGGATACGTTTTGGCTCAAAATCGTGGAGGCTACAGGGGAAACGCTTTTGATGGTTGTTGTCACGCTGATTTTTGCTAGTATTCTGGGACTTATGATTGGTTTAGTGCTGTATGTGACACGTAAAGGGAGCTTGTTTGAGAACAAATTTGTGTTTATGTCTTTAAACCTGCTGATTAATATCATTCGCCCGATTCCGTTTATTATTTTTTTAGTGGCGATTAGTCCGGTTACACGTTTAGTCATAGGAACTACGATTGGCACCTCGGCAGCTATTTTTCCAATGACTATTGTAGCAGCCTTTGCAGTTGCAAGAATTGTAGAAAACAATCTGGTCTCCATTGATCCAGGGATGATCGAAGCAGCCAAGGCGCTGGGGGCAACTCCCTTTCAGATCATCACGGGTGTGCTGATTCGGGAAGCACTGGGACCTTTAATTCTTGGTTTGACGTTTATTACGGTGGCCTTGATCGATTTCTCTGCTATGGCTGGCACTGTGGGCGGAGGGGGTCTCGGGAATCTGGCCATGACCTATGGTTATCAACGATTCGATACTTCGGTTATGATCGTCACGATTGTTTTGCTGATCGTCTTTGTACAGGTCGCCCAATATGCGGGGAACTACTTGTCTCGTAAATTCCTACGTCGTTAA
- a CDS encoding methionine ABC transporter ATP-binding protein translates to MIKFEQVSKIFSLPNRKVSALEEVSLSVGKGEIFGVIGFSGAGKSTLLRLVNLLERPSEGRIVVNDQDITQIRPKELRNLRRRIGMVFQTFNLFNSRTVYGNLAYPLKLAKLPKAQIDVRVKEMLQFVGLEDKADSYPEQLSGGQKQRVGIARALANSPDILICDEATSALDPETTEDILKLLKKVNEDYQITILLITHEMNVIRSICDRVAVMENGRVIEQGSVFDVFANPQTKTTKNFIRSVLNDQLSPKLLDKIREHHVGRLYRLVFRDGATSEPVLSRATRKYNLDYNIVYGSINELQGALFGSLIVELIGAEDEVNKVVEELRTTVEVREVVDHES, encoded by the coding sequence TTGATAAAGTTTGAGCAAGTTAGCAAAATATTTTCCTTACCCAATCGCAAGGTAAGTGCACTGGAAGAGGTATCGCTATCGGTTGGAAAGGGAGAAATTTTCGGCGTGATTGGCTTTAGTGGTGCGGGCAAAAGTACGCTGCTGAGGCTTGTCAATCTACTGGAGCGTCCCTCAGAGGGACGGATTGTCGTTAATGATCAGGATATTACCCAGATACGTCCCAAGGAGCTGAGGAATTTAAGAAGGCGGATCGGGATGGTATTCCAAACCTTTAATCTGTTTAACTCTCGTACTGTGTACGGGAATTTGGCTTATCCGCTAAAACTGGCTAAACTGCCTAAGGCTCAGATCGATGTCCGTGTTAAGGAAATGCTACAATTTGTTGGATTGGAGGACAAAGCGGATTCCTATCCAGAGCAGCTATCTGGTGGGCAAAAGCAGCGGGTCGGCATTGCCAGAGCACTGGCGAATTCGCCTGATATTCTGATCTGTGATGAAGCGACCTCAGCACTCGATCCGGAAACGACAGAAGACATATTGAAGCTGCTGAAAAAAGTAAATGAGGATTATCAGATTACCATTTTGCTCATTACCCATGAAATGAATGTGATTCGTAGTATTTGTGATCGTGTGGCAGTAATGGAGAATGGTAGGGTGATTGAGCAAGGGAGTGTATTCGATGTATTTGCCAATCCACAGACGAAGACGACGAAAAATTTTATTCGTTCTGTACTGAATGACCAACTCTCACCCAAGCTGCTGGACAAGATTCGGGAGCATCACGTCGGCCGATTGTACAGACTTGTTTTTCGAGATGGGGCGACAAGTGAACCAGTGCTCTCAAGAGCGACACGTAAGTATAATCTGGATTACAACATTGTATATGGAAGCATTAATGAGCTGCAGGGGGCGCTGTTTGGAAGTTTAATTGTTGAATTAATCGGTGCAGAGGATGAAGTTAACAAGGTCGTGGAGGAACTGCGAACGACGGTGGAAGTCAGGGAGGTGGTCGATCATGAGAGTTAA
- a CDS encoding Gfo/Idh/MocA family protein: MRFGIVGTNWITERFIQAAIETDEFSLTAVYSRTEEKGQAFADKYSSQPEVFTDLAQMAASDQVDAVYIASPNSLHAEQAILCMNHGKHVLCEKPFASNAAEVQSMIKAARNNDVLLMEAVKSTLMPNFKIIKDHMYKIGRVRRYFASYCQYSSRFDAFKQGKVLNAFNPAFSNGSLMDLGVYCLYPMVALFGKPDEIRAVGVLLSSGVDGEGSIVMKYPDMDAIVMHSKITDSYLPAEIQGEYGTMVIDKISQPYEVKIHYRDGTIEDLTKAQTREPMYYEIQEFMDLIKSGERNSSINSLECSLAVAEVMEEARQQFGLRYEADLKNTSAH, from the coding sequence ATGCGTTTTGGTATCGTTGGAACGAACTGGATAACGGAAAGATTTATTCAAGCTGCGATAGAGACAGACGAATTTTCCCTGACTGCGGTGTACTCACGAACAGAGGAGAAAGGCCAAGCCTTTGCTGATAAATATAGCAGCCAGCCAGAGGTTTTTACAGATCTGGCGCAAATGGCTGCAAGTGATCAGGTGGATGCCGTATACATTGCCAGTCCTAATTCCTTACATGCAGAGCAAGCGATCTTATGTATGAACCATGGAAAGCATGTGCTGTGTGAGAAGCCTTTTGCTTCTAATGCAGCAGAGGTGCAGAGCATGATCAAAGCCGCGCGCAACAACGATGTTCTGTTGATGGAGGCTGTTAAATCCACGCTTATGCCCAACTTTAAAATTATAAAGGATCATATGTATAAAATAGGCCGGGTTCGGCGTTATTTTGCAAGCTACTGTCAATACTCTTCACGCTTTGATGCTTTTAAGCAGGGTAAGGTGCTGAATGCCTTTAATCCGGCTTTTTCAAATGGTTCCTTGATGGATCTGGGAGTGTATTGTTTGTATCCGATGGTGGCATTGTTCGGCAAACCGGATGAGATCCGAGCGGTGGGCGTGCTGTTATCCTCTGGGGTCGACGGCGAGGGCAGCATCGTAATGAAGTATCCGGATATGGATGCGATCGTCATGCATTCCAAAATTACAGATTCCTATTTGCCTGCCGAAATTCAGGGTGAGTATGGAACGATGGTGATCGACAAAATCAGCCAGCCCTATGAGGTGAAAATTCATTATCGGGACGGCACGATTGAGGATTTGACCAAGGCTCAGACGCGTGAGCCCATGTATTATGAAATTCAGGAATTTATGGATCTGATCAAGAGTGGGGAACGCAACAGTTCTATTAACTCTTTGGAGTGTTCACTGGCAGTCGCTGAAGTGATGGAGGAGGCAAGACAACAATTTGGCCTTCGTTATGAAGCGGATTTGAAAAATACTTCTGCACATTAG
- a CDS encoding deoxynucleoside kinase, whose product MNNYNIPANALITVAGTVGVGKSTLTGALASRLGFKTSLEQVDHNPYLEKFYHDFERWSFHLQIYFLAERFKEQKNIFLSGGGFVQDRSIYEDTGIFAKMHADQGTMNPTDYETYTSLFEAMVMTPFFPHPDVLIYLEGSLPSILSRIEERGREMEIQTERSYWEQMHRRYSNWINEFDACPVLRLNIDEYDVHDPASMDAILTEVGKVISTK is encoded by the coding sequence GTGAATAATTACAACATTCCTGCAAATGCCCTGATTACGGTAGCGGGTACGGTAGGTGTAGGTAAATCCACGTTAACAGGTGCTTTGGCCAGTCGTCTTGGTTTTAAAACCTCGTTAGAGCAAGTCGATCATAATCCGTATCTGGAGAAGTTTTATCACGACTTCGAACGATGGAGCTTTCATCTGCAAATCTATTTTCTCGCGGAACGCTTCAAGGAGCAAAAGAACATTTTCTTGTCTGGTGGAGGTTTTGTGCAGGATCGTTCCATTTATGAGGATACAGGCATTTTTGCGAAAATGCATGCCGATCAGGGAACAATGAACCCTACCGATTACGAAACATATACTAGCCTGTTTGAGGCGATGGTCATGACCCCGTTCTTTCCGCACCCTGATGTGCTGATCTATCTGGAAGGCAGCTTGCCCTCCATACTGAGTCGGATCGAAGAACGCGGCCGCGAAATGGAGATTCAGACCGAGCGATCCTATTGGGAGCAAATGCATCGCAGATATTCCAATTGGATCAACGAATTTGATGCCTGTCCTGTACTGCGTCTAAACATTGATGAGTACGATGTACATGACCCTGCCTCCATGGATGCCATTTTGACAGAAGTGGGCAAGGTAATCTCCACAAAGTAG
- a CDS encoding deoxynucleoside kinase encodes MKQAPFIAVEGPIGAGKTTLASMLSTELHLPMIKEIVEENPFLDKFYQNIDEWSFQLEMFFLCNRYKQLEDTGLQYIEKAQPVISDYHIYKNLIFAERTLKGVKLEKYRQIYHLLTDDMPKPDIIVYIRADLDTLLSRIRKRGRSFEQEMDPAYLEQLITDYDKGIQFLAEQSPAPRILTVNGNEIDFVENQAQFEQIVSDVKELI; translated from the coding sequence ATGAAACAAGCCCCGTTTATAGCCGTTGAAGGGCCGATTGGAGCCGGCAAGACGACGTTGGCTTCGATGCTTTCAACCGAGCTACATTTGCCGATGATCAAAGAGATTGTCGAGGAAAACCCGTTTCTCGATAAATTCTATCAAAATATAGATGAGTGGAGCTTTCAGCTGGAAATGTTCTTTCTCTGCAATCGGTATAAGCAGCTAGAGGATACTGGCCTGCAATATATCGAGAAAGCTCAGCCTGTGATTTCAGATTACCATATCTATAAAAATCTGATTTTTGCTGAACGTACACTTAAAGGTGTAAAACTCGAAAAATATCGCCAAATCTATCATTTGCTCACCGATGATATGCCTAAGCCGGACATTATCGTTTATATTAGAGCAGATTTGGATACGTTGCTGAGCAGAATCCGTAAGCGCGGACGCTCCTTTGAACAGGAGATGGACCCTGCCTATCTGGAGCAATTGATTACGGATTATGATAAAGGCATTCAGTTTCTCGCCGAACAGTCACCTGCCCCACGTATATTGACCGTGAACGGGAATGAAATTGATTTTGTAGAAAACCAGGCACAATTTGAACAAATTGTTTCCGATGTAAAGGAGCTTATATAG